Proteins encoded in a region of the Vitis riparia cultivar Riparia Gloire de Montpellier isolate 1030 chromosome 7, EGFV_Vit.rip_1.0, whole genome shotgun sequence genome:
- the LOC117919307 gene encoding pollen-specific protein C13-like — MAKLLMSIALCLLLVCVSEARPMRKPFVLHGRVYCDTCRAGFETSATTYIAGARVRIECKDRNSLQLVYSVEGVTDSTGTYKISIADDHGDQMCDAVLVKSPQPDCAKVDPGRDRSRLSLTRSNGLVSDTRFANAMGFMKDEPASGCTQLLKQYQESDD, encoded by the exons ATGGCTAAGCTGTTGATGTCCATTGCTCTCTGTCTCCTCCTCGTGTGCGTTAGCGAGGCCCGCCCTATGCGGAAACCCTTCGTCCTCCATGGCCGCGTCTACTGCGACACTTGCCGCGCTGGATTCGAGACCTCCGCAACTACTTACATCGCCG GTGCAAGAGTTAGAATTGAGTGCAAAGACAGGAACAGCTTACAGCTTGTTTACAGCGTTGAGGGAGTGACTGACTCAACTGGAACATACAAGATCTCAATTGCAGATGATCATGGGGACCAAATGTGTGATGCTGTTCTAGTGAAGAGCCCACAGCCTGACTGTGCAAAAGTAGATCCAGGACGCGATCGCTCCCGTCTTAGCCTGACCCGCAGCAATGGTCTTGTTTCTGATACTCGTTTTGCAAATGCCATGGGATTCATGAAGGATGAGCCTGCTTCTGGCTGCACCCAACTGCTCAAGCAATACCAGGAATCTGATGACTAA